The genomic region TACTTGAACAACAACATCAGGCGGCAGTGATTTTTGTTCATATAGATGGTAATTATTTAAGTAGTGTATCATTAATACGTTAAATGCTATTGAATttgtttgaatttaataaaataaaacccATTTACTAGAGGTCAATTTGGTTGTTCTTGTATCATTTTTACTAAACTTCTCAGCGCTATCTTAATTGAAGCTGAATAATTATTGTGAttaattgttcttttaatttcAACTGGAATGTTAGTGAAGAAAGTTTATGTTTTCAGTGCCAATAACGCAGGTTGCACTTCTTGGTACAAATGCTCAGAATGTTGTAATGAAAGAAAACGATACATCGACCTTTGAATGCCAGAGCTCGCCAGGTAAACCTCCTGCAACGATTCGCTGGTACAAGGACGGTGGGACACAAGCAATCATCGAAGATGACATTGGCCTTACTGATTATAACACTACAGCAATGACAGAATCGTCCGTTAAGAGCTTCTTGAAATATCAAGCAACAAGACTAGATAATGAAATGAGCATATACTGCACGGCGTCCAATGTTGGTCCAGTGATTACCTCCCCTCAGCGATCGAAACTGGTCATAGTGTGTAAGCGTATTGTGTTACCTTAATCTTAAGAACAGCAATGTATTTATGTACTGTATGCACGTATGTGATAggcatcattatcattatcaatcgTATTGTTCATGAATCTTAATCATCAATATCATGTTTATCATCGCTgcgtcatcctcctcctcctcctcatgaTTATCaggatcatcattatcattaccatcaccatcaccatacatcatcattataagtattattattaatcatcattatcttcattaTCATCAAGATTATCTTTAGCAATATTATGATAGACAAAACGTTAGTAATTATggtcaataaaataatatgatgatgctgatcataataataattttaataatgataattatacaaataattaatacaattattataaatagaatgATTAcctgaaaatatttgtttttggtaaTTAAGACTATCTCTTTTATTTTACCGACCACAGTTTACATACTGAACAAAAACTAATATTTTGTTAAGCATTACCGGTTATCCCTGAGGAACTTGCCTTATCAAATATTGGAGTGGATTCAGTAACATTATCATGGCTTTACTACTCGGGAAAGCATACACTTCCCAGATTTATACTTGGAATGAAAGAGTCCTATTCGGGATGGACGGAACGTCTTTTACTGGACATATCCAAAAATTACACGAGAATATCTACTAAAATGACAATGCTGAATTCTTCATTTCTCTATTATGTACGTGTGTATGCTGAGAATTCTCTAGGTCGAAGCGCTCCATCACCCGTGGTATCATTTACAACACTATCGGCCTCGATGACAGGTATGTCTTAATTATATTCAAAAGCCTATCGGTTTTTGCTAATTTACCGTGTACTTATAAACTCCGACCTACACACACTTTTTCCAATTGCATAAGATATCAAGCCAGTattatcttgtatatttattttctatcatacacaaacaactttttttttaaatacggagtaaatttctttaaaaacgcATCTATATAGCAATACTATCTAggttatttaaataatgtttttaataaataaaacataaaaactatGAATACGTACTAAAATTGACCGAATAAATTTCTTCATAAAGAACTGATAGTTTGTGTGCTTTTTTAGAAACACCgttcattgattaaaatattaaatgggcctgttcacgttttggtaaattgacaaaatttttaaaagttgtttcagattcgcaaattttcgctttagttatgatatttgtgcggaaacaataatactgaacattaaccatgctctaaaatatgcattatattcatattttgaccgttttgaaaacctgaaaatgatatagcgttgcaacgcgaaacgattgaataatttggaaagttctgttgttgttatattttgtgaaactatcaggattgcttatataaagtaagaAATACATTGCACATAGCAttagaacggatggccgagttgtctaagcggaagacttttaAATCCAGAACTCcagcggtcagtggttcgagcccagtggagggtttctttgtttaattgtattcttgtttttttcctGGAGATTGTTAGGTCCAATATttctatttatcaatataaagcatttaatgacaaacttcaatgcatgcaaaaatctgtgaaaaggccccttaaatgcATTCAATGATCATTAAGAATAGCTACTTCCGTTTGGGATATCTTCCAAATCTAACGTAATGTGTTGATGTTGTTCTTCAGATTCAAGTCAGTCGTTACAGTCAGCGCAATCTACCCAAGTAGGACCTATCATTGGAAGTATTGTTGGAGGGACTGTTTTGGGGATTGTATTGGGCATTGTCGGGACTTGGTTTGTTTTAGGTCGGAGAAAGAGAACAGAGGCTGGCGAATGCTGCACATGTTGCATTTTAGGTCATGTATAGCTTTcattttatgtattgtgtttttaaGCAATATTTCTTATGTGTCCATTAAGCAAGgatttacattattttatgaaCGCGTTTGAATAGTTTGCTGTTTATCTGACAAAATATTATGGACATGGAAGTttttagtgttgttttgtaaagatcatacatgtaacatatttatttttactacAGATAAAACCAACACATACGAAGCTAAGATCAGGTAATATTTGTATATCGAACGCATTATTTAAAGCAAGATAAGTTGTTTACCGTTAATTCTTTATATATACTTATCATTTGCCTACATGTGGATTGTTGTTATTAAGTGCGTTTCAATACAAAGACACTGCAATGCGCATGTGTAAGGAAAGTACagctgtatttttcaataatttacGCGCTTCGTTAAGCGATTTAAATGCACTAGACATTTCATGGATGGTCACGATCCAATGTCTTTTTTGTTTTGGAGCTCAACCGGTGACGCAATGTACTCTTCAATCGATGCCGCTACTCCAGTACAAAGGGAACATTACTATGACGATACCGTAGCTGGTAGAGCACAAGTACCATCCAATCCAGTGGAGCTAGAAGGACAGAACGTTATTGTAACATCGTACGAAAACATCGGTATGCATACAATCTGAATAAATAACGagttgtgtattaatatataaaatatgttaaatgtataatttttgtaTTCCAAGCATTAATTGTAttgattcatttaattattttaatattcaaaagaaacacaaatgATCAAACTgtctaaaatatttaaaaaaaaacattccatgCTCAAATCTCATACGTAAAAAATGatcaaaacatttaagcaaaCACTAATTTAATACGAATAAACCGTGATGCAAATCCAAAACTTTATTCCAAAGAAAACATTTTATAATTGACAGTTTTTTTAGCAAAGTAACGCAACTTCAAGAAATCATGTTGCGTAACATTTGTTTGTTGTTAAGATtgtataaaatgatttaaaattaaaatttaaaactcTAGGAAGGACCATTTGTACCAAAATTGACACAAATAACTATACATTTCGAACAGATTCAGGGAAGCTACACAGGGACCATGGCTCGACAACATTGAGGTATGTGTCTGAAATTACTGTTTATTGAACGAAAACTAACtttatatcaattcaacgtatttcaTCTCACAAATTGTCATCGCACGcatttgttcatcatttcatcatttaatacgtctttacaattttaaatatttattaaaatgtttaattattcagGTCAGCAAATGTGATGTTGTATGAGTCACTTAACCAAGAAGGGCGGCATCAGGAAGCCTGCGAAATGATCACGACTTCTTAGCATTACATCGCGCATTTAAGTCAGAGAAGATCGATACaatttgtaaagtgttgtcccaattaTCTTCATCAAGTTTAAAATGTTACACAAACTGCGATGAAAATATGTCGTGTATGTACTTATTTgtaattgtgtttggtaaaaaaAGTTACATTTTTCTTTTGAAGAGGTGATCCCAGTTTTAAATGTTACATTAGCTTAACTTAGTTCACTATGCTCGAGGTGCCTATGATAAGCTCTACTGTAATGTCAATCGGTCGACCATTTCAGGCCTGGTCTGAGATGATAtgtgttttattaacattttacaattttggcAATAGTCACACTATTTCATTTTAGTATcttaaaattattgattttaaggcagtttttttattttataaatgaaagttAAGATTAGCACTTTCAGTTAACTGTACAGTTGTTGCATTTTTGAATGCATTATGTATATTCTCTCTTCAGTAATTTAGTAATCATGTTGTTTAAATGTCAGAAACATCTACATATATCAAGATGAAAACATTGATATTGCATACATAGGTTAAATGGTAGTTGATCTACCAATACACTAGGTTACCAACAAGACAATTGAATCAACACATACTCATTCTCAACGTAAGTGGTCAACCACTGGCTTTGTCACTGAATAAAACGTAATTCATTATAGCTCAATAAACCCTCTACTGCCATTACTTACTTATACTCAACAGCCACACATCTActcacactcactcactcactcactcactcactcactcactcactcacaaATTCACTCGTATTCATATCACCTACATAAGCCCCACTCATACAACTCTTATTCACACAATcacactcactcattcactcacgtAATATATGTACTATCTTTTACCATAAATATGTTCTCTGTATTATGTAGACTATTTTttgtatagtctcttataattcaaatttgaatgtccatttacagatgttgttatatatgtatttttatatcttgtatatactatgttgtacatgtaaatgAACGAGACTAGAAAAAAATAATCCATTCAAAATTACTGTAAATAAACTGCTCAGAGCAAtactatttaatttaaaatgcatCACGATCGTGATTTTATTGAAAAAGACCGGTAATGTAAACGCATTTGcttttcaatttatgttttagTGAACCGAATAAAACGCATTATGTAAATACCTTTCTTGGCAACTAGCACagataatacacatttttaaaagttaTAAAGTGGGTAAGCGTGTCGTTAAATGGATTTAGTTTGATGGCTGAAACAGTGTCATTGATCCAATATATAATTTTAGATTTCTGAGTTTTTGTGTCAGTGATagtataaatagtattatttgtattcatttcattaattatataaaGTACATTAATTTGTCATGAAAATAAACTAATACAACTCGTTTATGTTCcattaaagaattacataaatGGCGCGAGAAAATGACCGATAAGTTGATAATTgagtaataaattataataaaatatagccTACTCTTTGCTACGTATAGTATGTGAAGATAAATAGGCATTAGTTTGGATACAATGtattaatatgtcaaatataaCTTTTGAGATATAAATTGCAAAAGGTTCAATATAATTTCGACggtatatttaattgaaaaacaacaacacaataacatCAATCATACATCGCTTAATTATAGCAACACATCATTTCATATACTGTATTATGAACATAAAACAAGAAGTACAAACCAAGCCATGTGAAAATGTTCcttcaatattaattttaattggcTCCGCTGCAAGGTATTTGCACACcagcatacatgtatgtacacgtTGTACTAGCTAGCCGCTTAAATCGTCTAAGCGTGCACTGCACTCTAAAACAAAACATCGTAATGACAACATCAAACATCACATAAAACAGTTACAATTTCGGTGTGGTGCTAATTTTACAAGCTGTATTGTTCCGGTTTTATGCAATCATAAACTGCATGTCGACGTAACTCGGGAGAAAGTAATTCATACGTTGAACAAGGTGGTGATGAAGGACTGAAACATACGAACTATTACGTTATATCAATCAAAAAAGTGTTACTTCACATTAAAATCTTCCGCATCAAATCAGGAAtatctaaaaataaaacaattacagttTTTGTAACTATTTATATAAGAACATGTATATTGTTCTCGTTTGTTTGTGCGCATTTTTTATGACTAAATTTGACATTTGCAGTAACTGTGTGTGCTGTAAAATCAATGAATGTCTAAATCGACGTTTAGTTCACACATGGTTAAAAACTTCGGTCTTATGAACTTACTAAATTATATCATTTCGTTTATAAAACAAAAGCTTAAGTGCTATGTTAGTTGTAAATTACCATTGGCAGGAACCACACTGACTCGTTTTAGTAAAGTCACTAAGTTACGAGTATATTTAGACAATTGTGCTGGCGACTATAATTCCTTCCAGCAGCGTTTGGCGATTAATGCACATATTAGGTACCAAAGTCCCTCGCAAACAGTCAGAATACATTTGCTGCCATATTGATTTATCTTGGAGACTAACGACAGAGAGTGTGTGTGGAAACGTTCC from Dreissena polymorpha isolate Duluth1 chromosome 5, UMN_Dpol_1.0, whole genome shotgun sequence harbors:
- the LOC127880768 gene encoding protein sidekick-like yields the protein MRLYCNGNNGGPTVTSNTKPRINILYGPTMPVFHYNGSNVEGAIHALSGTQFVLRCSSLGNPHPSFTWTYAGGSATGEELVISNIRPLNEGNFTCVARNSIVSSTGDILEQQHQAAVIFVHIDVPITQVALLGTNAQNVVMKENDTSTFECQSSPGKPPATIRWYKDGGTQAIIEDDIGLTDYNTTAMTESSVKSFLKYQATRLDNEMSIYCTASNVGPVITSPQRSKLVIVSLPVIPEELALSNIGVDSVTLSWLYYSGKHTLPRFILGMKESYSGWTERLLLDISKNYTRISTKMTMLNSSFLYYVRVYAENSLGRSAPSPVVSFTTLSASMTDSSQSLQSAQSTQVGPIIGSIVGGTVLGIVLGIVGTWFVLGRRKRTEAGECCTCCILDKTNTYEAKISSTGDAMYSSIDAATPVQREHYYDDTVAGRAQVPSNPVELEGQNVIVTSYENIDSGKLHRDHGSTTLRSANVMLYESLNQEGRHQEACEMITTS